In one window of Osmia lignaria lignaria isolate PbOS001 chromosome 11, iyOsmLign1, whole genome shotgun sequence DNA:
- the Dip-B gene encoding dipeptidase B isoform X2: MPCQLKIEPNICSCDYDGIILISGCAPGFDEPEPFKTVLYSAAQIDSALGVIGAVLPINLPAKRLIYSPTGPLNMDYHDVRSFAEAAIKGVQRALKAGVRCPLLALLPDIRFENVELVTLLGALEGLYVPLEVRETCPDRCYKACQLAVWSPICSKKLQGIVKLASALESGRYVARDIGGADPERMAPPRMEEYLAELFCGSNVTMQVVSDQDTLLQEYPLFACVNRAASMIPRHAGRIIFLTYEPPNPACVLETVMLVGKGVTYDTGGVDLKIEGTMCGMSRDKCGAAACAGFMQVVNLLQPPTVKAVAALCVVRNSIGENSYVSDEVITAKAGVRVRVGNTDAEGRMAMADALCHIREMALCSVNPHIFTIATLTNHAILTVGRGYSIVMDNAVSRLVSNAEKLQASGETMGDPFEISRIRREDFHFHEGRTEGDDILQSVNKSTKKTERGHQGPSAFLIMASGLDKHGACSCAPLKYTHIDINGHLPRPHQLPYSGNPVLALSYCYLIQGKCLTVRNDLPFEMQYVCEVDCKPVCIQPCQPCPCPPMAEAKISCVSGNCSCCAQCPQQCDPCCPMPCPPAPCPPVPCQPCPPCPPCPPCPPCPPCGEPVNVVEPICRPNVQKGIC, encoded by the exons ATGCCGTGTCAGCTGAAAATCGAGCCGAACATCTGCAGCTGCGACTACGACGGCATAATCCTGATATCGGGTTGCGCGCCGGGTTTCGACGAGCCGGAGCCTTTCAAAACTGTTTTATACAGCGCTGCCCAGATCGATTCCGCCCTGGGCGTGATAGGTGCGGTTTTGCCAATCAATTTGCCCGCGAAAAGGCTCATTTACAGTCCGACAGGCCCGCTCAACATGGATTATCACGACGTGCGGAGCTTCGCCGAGGCGGCCATTAAAGGTGTCCAAAG AGCACTGAAAGCTGGAGTTAGGTGTCCGTTGCTAGCTCTCCTGCCGGATATCCGCTTCGAGAACGTGGAGCTCGTCACGCTTTTGGGAGCCCTCGAAGGACTGTACGTG CCGTTGGAGGTGCGAGAAACATGCCCGGACCGGTGTTACAAGGCGTGTCAACTGGCTGTCTGGAGTCCGATTTGCAGTAAGAAGCTTCAGGGTATCGTGAAGTTGGCCTCGGCTCTCGAGAGCGGAAGATACGTCGCGAGGGACATCG GTGGTGCGGATCCGGAAAGAATGGCGCCACCAAGGATGGAGGAGTACCTCGCCGAGCTATTTTGCGGCTCGAACGTGACGATGCAAGTAGTGTCCGACCAGGACACTCTACTCCAGGAGTATCCTCTGTTCGCGTGCGTGAATCGCGCAGCCTCGATGATACCCCGCCACGCGGGCAGGATAATTTTCCTGACCTACGAGCCACCTAATCCTGCCTGCGTCTTGGAGACGGTGATGCTTGTGGGAAAGGGTGTCACTTACGACACCGGCGGCGTCGACCTCAAGATCGAGGGCACTATGTGCGGTATGTCGAGGGACAAATGTGGGGCGGCGGCGTGTGCTGGATTCATGCAG GTTGTGAACCTATTGCAACCGCCGACTGTGAAAGCGGTGGCGGCTTTGTGCGTGGTGAGGAACAGCATCGGGGAGAATTCTTACGTCTCCGACGAGGTGATCACCGCGAAAGCCGGGGTTAGAGTACGTGTCGGGAATACGGACGCGGAAGGTAGAATGGCGATGGCCGATGCCCTATGTCACATCCGAGAAATGGCCCTGTGCTCGGTTAATCCGCACATTTTCACCATCGCCACGCTGACCAACCATGCGATACTCACCGTTGGACGTGGATACTCG ATCGTCATGGACAACGCTGTCTCGCGTTTAGTCAGCAACGCGGAGAAGCTTCAAGCGTCCGGCGAGACGATGGGCGATCCTTTCGAGATCTCGAGGATACGCAGGGAGGACTTTCATTTCCACGAAGGTCGGACCGAAGGTGACGACATACTTCAATCGGTGAACAAGTCGACGAAGAAAACGGAAAGGGGACACCAGGGTCCGTCCGCGTTCTTGATCATGGCTTCCGGCTTAGACAAG CACGGTGCCTGTAGCTGTGCTCCCTTAAAATACACGCACATCGATATAAACGGACATCTACCCAGACCTCACCAGCTACCCTACAGTGGCAACCCTGTCCTGGCTTTGTCCTACTGCTACCTCATTCAAGGCAAATGTCTCACCGTTCGAAACGACCTACCGTTCGAGATGCAATACGTCTGCGAAGTGGACTGCAAGCCGGTGTGCATTCAACCCTGTCAACCCTGTCCGTGTCCACCGATGGCGGAGGCAAAGATATCCTGCGTTTCTGGAAATTGTTCCTGCTGTGCTCAGTGTCCACAACAATGTGATCCTTGTTGTCCTATGCCCTGTCCACCTGCACCATGTCCACCTGTACCTTGTCAGCCATGTCCTCCTTGTCCTCCATGTCCTCCATGTCCACCATGTCCACCATGTGGAGAACCTGTAAACGTTGTCGAACCCATTTGTAGGCCGAACGTACAGAAAGGGATATGCTGA
- the LOC117604118 gene encoding sodium-coupled monocarboxylate transporter 1 codes for MTINASSMVVDYLIFIGCIVASFVIPLWSKFRGRRKESTKADYVFATGSVSMGAMMLSIARGTLGVRSFLGYPSELYYRGSAMWETIYGMLLAYPIVCFVFVPVYYNLGITSVYQYLDMRFKSKLVRCLASFSYVIRSLLNLAVTIFTPCVALKAVIGLPYWASIIGITSISVIFTLMGGLKAAILSDVIQGITMIGVSLVIIIRGSIDIGPAQVFNVTYERGRLDFFNMDLDPTLRVTTLSATLGQLFMSLSIFGCQQNFVQRYCSMTSQRKVVKTMMANMPIICVLFSLSWVVGMVIFANYADCDPLSLGYISKFDEIVPFYVEDKFLSVPGLLGLVMATLFNSALTLAVSNLNSLATVTFEDFLSQIPSLSDLKDNQQLQLIKLISVIYGVLIVGVSFLVAMLSGVIESSMLMTSATSGPLLGVFLLAMLVPCANWKGAAAGMVFSHVTTLWITFGHLTINNDVETLPLSTENCKNDTFSPWVTQPGDLMSITSNVTTKLWQNTSMVDGKSEMGPIEYLYSITYMYYALIGSLSTVIVGIIVSLITADPKGDMYEEHLLHPLAVKMSRFFPGRRRLYASSTRLQNEHNATNATSSSSVISIANGTEKTTPLQGVVDDNGMLRINVDYIEKLNALKNISLDVTSEVSKGTRL; via the exons ATGACGATCAACGCGTCGTCCATGGTAGTGGACTACCTGATCTTCATCGGTTGCATCGTCGCCTCGTTCGTCATCCCGTTATGGAGCAAATTCCGTGGTCGTCGAAAGGAGTCGACCAAGGCAGACTACGTGTTCGCTACTGGAAGTGTCTCCATGGGTGCCATGATGCTGTCGATCGCGCGTGGGACCCTCGGGGTTAGATCCTTTCTCGGCTACCCATCGGAACTCTACTACAGGGGTAGCGCAATGTGGGAGACCATCTACGGGATGCTGCTCGCTTATCCGATCGTGTGTTTCGTCTTCGTGCCTGTTTACTACAACCTCGGCATCACGTCTGTCTATCAGTACTTGGATATGAG GTTCAAGTCGAAGCTAGTCAGATGCCTAGCCAGCTTCTCGTACGTGATACGCAGCCTGCTGAACTTGGCTGTTACGATATTCACGCCTTGCGTCGCTTTGAAAGCTGTGATAGGCCTGCCGTATTGGGCCAGCATCATCGGGATCACCTCGATTTCAGTCATCTTCACCCTGATG GGAGGTTTGAAGGCAGCGATCCTATCGGATGTTATACAGGGTATCACGATGATCGGTGTCTCGTTGGTGATTATCATTCGTGGATCAATTGATATCGGTCCAGCTCAAGTTTTCAACGTGACGTACGAACGTGGCCGATTAGATTTCTTCAA TATGGATTTGGATCCCACGCTACGCGTCACGACGCTATCAGCCACCCTGGGACAACTGTTTATGAGTTTGTCCATTTTCGGCTGCCAGCAGAACTTTGTGCAGAGATACTGCAGTATGACTAGTCAACGCAAAGTCGTCAA aACAATGATGGCGAACATGCCGATAATCTGCGTCTTGTTCTCCCTCTCCTGGGTAGTGGGTATGGTGATCTTCGCCAACTACGCGGATTGCGATCCTCTGTCGCTCGGCTACATCTCGAAATTCGACGAGATCGTGCCGTTCTACGTGGAGGACAAGTTCCTCAGCGTCCCGGGTCTGTTGGGTCTAGTGATGGCGACTTTGTTCAACAGCGCGCTCACCTTGGCGGTCTCGAATCTGAACTCCTTGGCCACGGTCACGTTCGAGGACTTTCTCAGCCAGATACCGTCTCTGAGTGATCTGAAAGATAACCAGCAGTTACAGTTGATCAAGTTGATCAGCGTTATCTACGGCGTGCTGATAGTAGGCGTCAGTTTTCTGGTGGCGATGTTGTCAGGAGTGATCGAGTCCTCGATGTTGATGACGTCGGCCACTTCTGGTCCATTGCTCGGCGTGTTCCTGTTGGCCATGCTGGTACCGTGTGCCAACTGGAAGGGCGCGGCTGCCGGGATGGTCTTCAGTCACGTGACCACGCTGTGGATCACTTTCGGACACTTGACGATCAACAACGACGTGGAAACTTTGCCCCTGTCCACGGAGAACTGTAAGAACGACACGTTCTCGCCGTGGGTCACTCAACCGGGTGACTTGATGTCCATCACTTCCAACGTCACGACGAAGCTTTGGCAAAATACGTCAATGGTCGACGGAAAGTCCGAGATGGGACCCATCGAGTATCTTTATAGTATAACCTACATGTACTACGCCCTGATAGGTAGCCTGTCAACGGTGATCGTTGGCATCATCGTCAGCCTGATCACGGCTGATCCGAAGGGCGACATGTACGAGGAACATCTGCTTCATCCTCTGGCGGTGAAGATGTCAAGATTCTTCCCTGGAAGACGAAGACTGTACGCGAGTAGCACGCGACTGCAGAACGAGCACAACGCGACCAACGCGACCTCATCCTCGTCGGTGATCTCGATTGCGAATGGCACGGAGAAGACCACCCCTCTTCAGGGGGTCGTGGACGACAACGGGATGCTTCGTATCAACGTCGATTACATCGAGAAGCTGAACGCCCTTAAGAACATATCGCTCGACGTGACCAGCGAGGTCAGCAAAGGGACCCGGCTGTGA
- the Dip-B gene encoding dipeptidase B isoform X1, which translates to MAVESRWMPCQLKIEPNICSCDYDGIILISGCAPGFDEPEPFKTVLYSAAQIDSALGVIGAVLPINLPAKRLIYSPTGPLNMDYHDVRSFAEAAIKGVQRALKAGVRCPLLALLPDIRFENVELVTLLGALEGLYVPLEVRETCPDRCYKACQLAVWSPICSKKLQGIVKLASALESGRYVARDIGGADPERMAPPRMEEYLAELFCGSNVTMQVVSDQDTLLQEYPLFACVNRAASMIPRHAGRIIFLTYEPPNPACVLETVMLVGKGVTYDTGGVDLKIEGTMCGMSRDKCGAAACAGFMQVVNLLQPPTVKAVAALCVVRNSIGENSYVSDEVITAKAGVRVRVGNTDAEGRMAMADALCHIREMALCSVNPHIFTIATLTNHAILTVGRGYSIVMDNAVSRLVSNAEKLQASGETMGDPFEISRIRREDFHFHEGRTEGDDILQSVNKSTKKTERGHQGPSAFLIMASGLDKHGACSCAPLKYTHIDINGHLPRPHQLPYSGNPVLALSYCYLIQGKCLTVRNDLPFEMQYVCEVDCKPVCIQPCQPCPCPPMAEAKISCVSGNCSCCAQCPQQCDPCCPMPCPPAPCPPVPCQPCPPCPPCPPCPPCPPCGEPVNVVEPICRPNVQKGIC; encoded by the exons ATGGCTGTGGAATCGAG ATGGATGCCGTGTCAGCTGAAAATCGAGCCGAACATCTGCAGCTGCGACTACGACGGCATAATCCTGATATCGGGTTGCGCGCCGGGTTTCGACGAGCCGGAGCCTTTCAAAACTGTTTTATACAGCGCTGCCCAGATCGATTCCGCCCTGGGCGTGATAGGTGCGGTTTTGCCAATCAATTTGCCCGCGAAAAGGCTCATTTACAGTCCGACAGGCCCGCTCAACATGGATTATCACGACGTGCGGAGCTTCGCCGAGGCGGCCATTAAAGGTGTCCAAAG AGCACTGAAAGCTGGAGTTAGGTGTCCGTTGCTAGCTCTCCTGCCGGATATCCGCTTCGAGAACGTGGAGCTCGTCACGCTTTTGGGAGCCCTCGAAGGACTGTACGTG CCGTTGGAGGTGCGAGAAACATGCCCGGACCGGTGTTACAAGGCGTGTCAACTGGCTGTCTGGAGTCCGATTTGCAGTAAGAAGCTTCAGGGTATCGTGAAGTTGGCCTCGGCTCTCGAGAGCGGAAGATACGTCGCGAGGGACATCG GTGGTGCGGATCCGGAAAGAATGGCGCCACCAAGGATGGAGGAGTACCTCGCCGAGCTATTTTGCGGCTCGAACGTGACGATGCAAGTAGTGTCCGACCAGGACACTCTACTCCAGGAGTATCCTCTGTTCGCGTGCGTGAATCGCGCAGCCTCGATGATACCCCGCCACGCGGGCAGGATAATTTTCCTGACCTACGAGCCACCTAATCCTGCCTGCGTCTTGGAGACGGTGATGCTTGTGGGAAAGGGTGTCACTTACGACACCGGCGGCGTCGACCTCAAGATCGAGGGCACTATGTGCGGTATGTCGAGGGACAAATGTGGGGCGGCGGCGTGTGCTGGATTCATGCAG GTTGTGAACCTATTGCAACCGCCGACTGTGAAAGCGGTGGCGGCTTTGTGCGTGGTGAGGAACAGCATCGGGGAGAATTCTTACGTCTCCGACGAGGTGATCACCGCGAAAGCCGGGGTTAGAGTACGTGTCGGGAATACGGACGCGGAAGGTAGAATGGCGATGGCCGATGCCCTATGTCACATCCGAGAAATGGCCCTGTGCTCGGTTAATCCGCACATTTTCACCATCGCCACGCTGACCAACCATGCGATACTCACCGTTGGACGTGGATACTCG ATCGTCATGGACAACGCTGTCTCGCGTTTAGTCAGCAACGCGGAGAAGCTTCAAGCGTCCGGCGAGACGATGGGCGATCCTTTCGAGATCTCGAGGATACGCAGGGAGGACTTTCATTTCCACGAAGGTCGGACCGAAGGTGACGACATACTTCAATCGGTGAACAAGTCGACGAAGAAAACGGAAAGGGGACACCAGGGTCCGTCCGCGTTCTTGATCATGGCTTCCGGCTTAGACAAG CACGGTGCCTGTAGCTGTGCTCCCTTAAAATACACGCACATCGATATAAACGGACATCTACCCAGACCTCACCAGCTACCCTACAGTGGCAACCCTGTCCTGGCTTTGTCCTACTGCTACCTCATTCAAGGCAAATGTCTCACCGTTCGAAACGACCTACCGTTCGAGATGCAATACGTCTGCGAAGTGGACTGCAAGCCGGTGTGCATTCAACCCTGTCAACCCTGTCCGTGTCCACCGATGGCGGAGGCAAAGATATCCTGCGTTTCTGGAAATTGTTCCTGCTGTGCTCAGTGTCCACAACAATGTGATCCTTGTTGTCCTATGCCCTGTCCACCTGCACCATGTCCACCTGTACCTTGTCAGCCATGTCCTCCTTGTCCTCCATGTCCTCCATGTCCACCATGTCCACCATGTGGAGAACCTGTAAACGTTGTCGAACCCATTTGTAGGCCGAACGTACAGAAAGGGATATGCTGA